The following proteins are encoded in a genomic region of Nitrospirota bacterium:
- the tldD gene encoding metalloprotease TldD, with protein sequence MPKDLINPDHFFVKKFGIESGQLEKTMSKALGNKIDYMDLYFEYRTNDSISLEEGIIKKANKNISQGVGVRATSEEKTGFAYSDEISIKNIEIAANTAKYITSSGALVQKTGLPGRTPLKKNLYAIQTPISEIPFKNKIEMMQKMDQIARNYDPRIKKVMVSFSSEHKIIYVVTSEGISVGDVQPLSRLNITCIAEEGTERQVGTFGGGGRNEFSYFINEHRYEHYAKEAARQAILNLSAVSAPAGTMDVVLAPGWPGILLHEAIGHGLEGDFNRKKTSAFSDKIGQKVASSHCTIVDDGTIPGRRGSLNIDDEGTETQRTVLIENGVLKRYLQDKLNARLMNMAPTGNGRRESYADIPLPRMTNTYMLPGKEKKEEIISSVKRGLYAVSFGGGQVDITNGKFVFSASEAYLIEDGKVTRPVKGATLIGNGPDVLTRVSMVGDDLELDSGIGTCGKDGQSVPVGVGLPTIKINGLTVGGSAI encoded by the coding sequence ATGCCAAAAGATTTAATTAATCCGGACCACTTTTTTGTTAAAAAATTTGGTATCGAGTCCGGTCAGCTTGAGAAAACCATGAGCAAAGCGCTTGGAAACAAGATTGACTATATGGACCTATATTTCGAATATCGGACCAATGATTCCATTTCACTTGAAGAAGGCATTATAAAAAAAGCCAATAAAAACATTAGTCAAGGGGTAGGAGTTCGAGCAACTTCGGAGGAAAAAACCGGATTTGCCTATTCGGATGAAATTTCAATTAAGAACATTGAAATCGCGGCAAATACCGCAAAGTATATTACCTCGTCCGGGGCGTTGGTACAAAAAACGGGACTGCCGGGGAGGACCCCTCTTAAGAAGAACCTTTATGCAATTCAGACGCCGATCAGCGAGATTCCTTTTAAAAACAAGATTGAAATGATGCAGAAAATGGATCAGATCGCCAGAAATTATGACCCCAGGATCAAAAAGGTCATGGTCTCCTTTTCCAGCGAACATAAGATCATTTATGTGGTCACGTCCGAAGGAATTTCGGTCGGAGATGTTCAGCCTCTTTCCCGGCTTAATATTACCTGCATTGCCGAAGAGGGAACTGAACGCCAAGTAGGAACATTTGGAGGCGGTGGAAGAAATGAGTTCTCTTATTTCATCAATGAACACCGGTATGAGCATTATGCGAAGGAAGCGGCGCGCCAGGCTATCCTGAATCTTTCTGCAGTTTCGGCCCCGGCAGGGACCATGGATGTCGTTTTAGCGCCTGGATGGCCCGGTATTCTGCTTCATGAAGCGATTGGACATGGCCTGGAAGGTGATTTTAACCGGAAGAAAACTTCGGCGTTCTCTGACAAAATCGGTCAAAAAGTGGCGTCTTCACACTGTACCATTGTCGATGACGGAACCATTCCGGGCAGGAGAGGGTCGTTGAACATCGACGACGAAGGGACCGAAACCCAGCGGACGGTTTTAATTGAAAACGGGGTCTTGAAAAGGTATTTGCAGGATAAACTCAATGCCAGGCTGATGAACATGGCACCGACTGGAAACGGCCGGAGGGAAAGCTATGCCGACATTCCCCTTCCCCGGATGACCAATACTTATATGCTCCCCGGGAAGGAGAAAAAGGAAGAGATTATTTCAAGCGTGAAACGCGGGCTCTACGCCGTCTCGTTTGGCGGTGGGCAAGTCGACATCACGAACGGGAAGTTTGTGTTTTCAGCGAGTGAGGCTTATCTCATCGAAGACGGAAAGGTTACCCGACCGGTGAAAGGCGCCACGCTCATTGGAAACGGACCGGATGTTCTGACCCGCGTTTCGATGGTGGGAGACGACCTGGAGCTTGACTCCGGAATCGGAACTTGCGGCAAGGACGGACAATCGGTTCCGGTAGGAGTCGGCCTTCCAACGATTAAAATCAACGGCTTGACCGTGGGAGGATCGGCGATATGA
- a CDS encoding molybdopterin molybdotransferase MoeA, with protein MNAQSDDPIQAALSRFLPEFPEGNLKKELLPLSRLLHRVLAKEIKSPIDSPPYSRSIIEGYLIQTKETENATTDNPVGFISKGEIPLGTAKIKSVPAGSGMAVTTGSFIPPGDYAVIRSFDYEPRNGKFFIKRAFKRGENIEAQGCDLKKGATLLPKGKSLTPSDIGLLASVGILKAQVLQKPRVAIFSSGNEVIPPSHKFKPGMIWDCNSFALAAAVEEFGGIPVLKGIIKDDFNFFKKELKKVLKTTDMILISGGTAVGGKDFVADLINSLGKPGTLINGVPMRSGKPMVNGVVGKTPIVCVAGHPPEAMRGFLFFGKAALERLLGKNS; from the coding sequence ATGAATGCACAGTCTGATGATCCTATTCAAGCTGCTTTGTCGAGATTCCTGCCTGAATTTCCTGAAGGGAATTTAAAGAAGGAGCTTCTCCCACTTTCCAGACTGCTCCATCGCGTGCTGGCAAAAGAAATCAAATCTCCGATCGATTCTCCTCCCTATTCCCGATCCATTATTGAAGGTTATCTGATACAGACGAAAGAGACTGAAAATGCGACCACTGATAATCCTGTCGGGTTCATTTCCAAGGGAGAAATTCCGCTTGGCACCGCAAAAATAAAATCGGTCCCGGCCGGTTCCGGAATGGCCGTCACAACAGGGAGTTTCATTCCTCCGGGAGATTATGCAGTGATCCGTTCTTTTGACTATGAACCGAGAAATGGAAAATTCTTTATAAAAAGAGCCTTCAAACGGGGAGAAAATATTGAAGCTCAGGGGTGCGATTTAAAGAAGGGAGCGACTCTTTTGCCAAAAGGAAAAAGCCTGACCCCGTCGGATATTGGCCTACTGGCTTCGGTTGGGATTCTTAAAGCACAGGTTTTGCAAAAACCTCGTGTGGCAATCTTTTCTTCCGGAAACGAAGTTATCCCTCCTTCTCATAAGTTCAAGCCCGGAATGATCTGGGACTGCAATTCTTTCGCGCTTGCCGCCGCAGTGGAGGAGTTTGGGGGAATTCCGGTATTAAAGGGAATCATTAAAGATGATTTCAATTTCTTTAAGAAGGAGTTGAAAAAAGTGCTGAAAACTACTGATATGATTCTAATTTCAGGAGGTACTGCTGTGGGAGGAAAAGACTTTGTCGCGGACCTGATCAATTCTCTAGGAAAGCCGGGGACTTTGATTAATGGTGTTCCGATGCGCTCCGGAAAGCCGATGGTTAACGGCGTCGTCGGAAAAACACCGATTGTCTGTGTGGCTGGACACCCGCCGGAGGCCATGAGGGGATTTCTCTTTTTCGGAAAGGCCGCCTTAGAGAGACTGTTGGGGAAAAATTCCTGA
- a CDS encoding alpha/beta fold hydrolase produces the protein MPGAGLNTAPFLFSHPEKSRIALLLIHGLAASPWEVLEIGKRAFEKGATVYGVRLAGHGTTLEDLAEKKYQNWVESAVEGIHLVSHFSDHVILTGESLGGLIALCLAEKKYGAGVISLAAPLHLNSSNRVLISLLKHFKKFLGRSLPAAIQPYYSPKHSLHALEEMIALAKVVDAGLKEICQPILILQSENDVRVHPRSGRAIYERVGSHLKKLISYEKSLKVPHVMTTLENPLLDRVWSEIDLFLSGIFPQQSL, from the coding sequence TTGCCGGGAGCCGGTCTCAATACCGCTCCTTTTCTTTTTTCTCATCCCGAAAAGAGCCGGATTGCGCTTTTACTGATACATGGCCTTGCCGCTTCGCCCTGGGAAGTTCTTGAAATTGGAAAAAGGGCATTTGAAAAAGGAGCCACGGTTTACGGAGTCCGGTTAGCAGGACACGGGACCACATTGGAAGATTTGGCGGAAAAGAAATATCAGAACTGGGTCGAATCGGCGGTCGAAGGAATTCACCTCGTCAGCCACTTCTCGGATCATGTCATTCTGACAGGAGAATCTCTGGGTGGATTAATCGCGCTCTGCCTTGCTGAAAAGAAATACGGTGCCGGCGTCATCTCATTGGCCGCCCCTCTTCACTTAAATTCAAGCAATCGCGTACTGATATCTCTTTTAAAGCACTTTAAGAAATTTCTGGGTCGTTCTCTTCCGGCCGCAATTCAACCTTATTATTCTCCAAAACACTCCTTGCATGCACTGGAAGAAATGATTGCGCTGGCCAAAGTTGTTGATGCCGGATTAAAGGAGATTTGCCAGCCTATACTTATCCTGCAATCAGAAAATGACGTTCGGGTCCATCCGAGGAGCGGGCGAGCCATTTATGAACGAGTCGGGTCTCATCTCAAGAAATTGATCAGTTATGAGAAAAGTTTGAAAGTGCCTCATGTGATGACGACGCTTGAAAACCCTCTTTTGGATCGGGTATGGAGCGAAATAGACCTCTTTTTATCAGGAATTTTTCCCCAACAGTCTCTCTAA
- a CDS encoding (2Fe-2S) ferredoxin domain-containing protein gives MPQYRYHIFSCINERAENDPRGSCSARGAKELQELFKKEVHERGLKKVVRANKAGCLDLCAKGPVVVIYPEGIWYTIQTKEDVLEIVERHLENGEVVQRLVIKE, from the coding sequence ATGCCTCAATATCGCTACCATATTTTTAGCTGTATCAATGAACGGGCTGAGAATGATCCAAGAGGTTCCTGTTCGGCCAGGGGAGCAAAGGAGCTCCAGGAACTTTTTAAGAAAGAGGTTCACGAACGGGGACTCAAAAAAGTAGTCAGAGCTAATAAGGCAGGTTGCCTTGACCTCTGCGCAAAAGGGCCCGTAGTCGTGATATATCCCGAAGGGATCTGGTATACCATTCAAACAAAAGAAGATGTGCTCGAAATTGTGGAGAGACATTTAGAGAACGGGGAGGTGGTCCAACGTCTGGTGATCAAAGAATAG
- a CDS encoding DUF2914 domain-containing protein, translated as MTERKFELPLIEKEHAMLEKILAMGIALVSLTIGVQLSIISNAYGEDGLEKNVVSEVKVLEGYISSDSYRPEPSSQKENLPVLFNDAGKVYAIAKTTRPAGETYLKHLWFLRDRIILDAKVPLKEDQIKSVSGLILKPNWTGKWRVDITAQDGTLLYSIPFVIQKKPETQQISGGAPFSMSNGGTPFSHISMTNPPTTP; from the coding sequence TTGACAGAGCGCAAATTTGAGCTACCCTTAATTGAAAAGGAGCATGCCATGTTGGAAAAAATATTAGCGATGGGAATAGCCCTCGTGAGCCTGACAATTGGAGTTCAGTTATCAATTATTTCAAATGCTTATGGAGAAGATGGCCTTGAGAAAAATGTCGTTTCTGAGGTAAAAGTTTTGGAAGGCTACATCTCCTCGGATTCGTATCGACCTGAGCCGTCAAGCCAAAAAGAAAATCTCCCGGTACTGTTTAATGACGCAGGAAAGGTGTATGCCATCGCAAAGACCACAAGGCCCGCAGGGGAAACCTATCTTAAACATCTCTGGTTTCTGAGGGACCGGATCATCCTAGACGCGAAAGTTCCTCTCAAAGAGGATCAGATCAAATCGGTTAGTGGCCTCATTCTCAAACCCAATTGGACCGGGAAATGGCGTGTCGATATTACCGCTCAGGATGGAACGCTTCTTTATTCCATCCCTTTTGTGATACAAAAAAAACCCGAGACACAGCAGATATCCGGAGGAGCTCCGTTCTCTATGTCGAATGGCGGAACTCCGTTTTCCCATATTTCGATGACCAATCCTCCTACAACACCTTAA
- a CDS encoding cold-shock protein, with translation MAKGTVKWFNASKGYGFLSQENGEDVFVHFSAIKGDGYKTLNEGEAVEFEVTNGAKGPQASSVVKI, from the coding sequence ATGGCAAAAGGAACAGTGAAGTGGTTTAACGCCAGCAAAGGTTATGGTTTCCTTTCTCAGGAAAACGGAGAAGATGTTTTTGTTCATTTCTCGGCAATTAAAGGAGATGGATACAAGACATTGAATGAGGGAGAAGCGGTTGAATTTGAAGTGACGAATGGAGCAAAAGGACCCCAGGCATCTTCTGTTGTGAAGATATAA
- the purT gene encoding formate-dependent phosphoribosylglycinamide formyltransferase yields MIGTPFSGNAKRLLLLGAGELGKEIAIEAQRFGVEVIAVDRYANAPAMQIAHRSHVIDMLNRNELSKVIELENPDFVVPEIEAIATDYLLEIETAFTIIPTARAARLTMDREGIRKLAAEELKLPTSRFTFIDEEKELVSAADTIGYPCVMKPVMSSSGKGQSVIKNRNELHSAWEYAMAGARAKNKKVILESFIPFDYEITLLTVRGVNGTVFCSPIGHIQIDGDYRQSWQPHPMSPTLLTKCREIAKVITDHLGGRGIFGVELFVQGGQVYFSEVSPRPHDTGLVTLVTQDLSEFALHVRAILGFPVFEPQLRTPGGSAVILADEAGVAPQFEIDEAMKGKNTQIRLFGKPDCKKNRRMGVILVSDSDPMKAAKMAKEKASMVKIHFGV; encoded by the coding sequence ATGATTGGAACGCCATTTTCAGGCAATGCTAAACGCCTCCTGCTGCTGGGCGCGGGCGAATTGGGAAAAGAGATAGCCATAGAGGCGCAGAGATTCGGGGTTGAGGTGATTGCGGTGGATCGTTATGCCAATGCGCCCGCCATGCAGATTGCCCATCGTTCTCACGTGATCGACATGTTAAACCGGAATGAACTTTCGAAAGTTATCGAACTTGAGAATCCGGATTTTGTCGTTCCGGAAATCGAAGCGATTGCGACAGATTACCTTCTGGAAATCGAGACGGCGTTTACAATAATTCCCACGGCCAGGGCAGCCCGGTTGACGATGGATCGGGAGGGAATAAGAAAATTAGCTGCGGAAGAATTGAAACTTCCGACTAGCCGGTTCACATTTATCGATGAAGAAAAAGAATTGGTGTCTGCGGCCGATACGATTGGGTACCCCTGTGTTATGAAGCCGGTCATGTCTTCATCCGGCAAGGGTCAATCGGTGATCAAGAACCGGAACGAACTCCATAGCGCATGGGAGTATGCCATGGCCGGTGCAAGGGCCAAAAACAAAAAAGTGATCCTGGAATCTTTCATTCCTTTTGATTACGAGATTACCCTTCTCACCGTGCGGGGAGTCAATGGAACAGTGTTTTGTTCCCCCATCGGACATATCCAGATAGACGGGGACTACCGCCAATCCTGGCAACCGCACCCCATGTCTCCGACTCTATTGACGAAATGCCGGGAAATTGCGAAGGTGATCACAGATCATCTCGGAGGGCGCGGTATTTTCGGCGTCGAACTCTTTGTTCAGGGCGGTCAGGTCTATTTTTCCGAAGTTTCACCCAGGCCGCACGACACGGGTCTCGTTACGCTGGTGACCCAGGATCTCTCCGAATTTGCCCTTCATGTCCGGGCGATTCTTGGATTTCCTGTATTTGAACCTCAATTAAGAACGCCGGGCGGATCCGCGGTTATTCTGGCGGATGAAGCGGGCGTGGCTCCACAATTTGAAATTGACGAGGCGATGAAAGGGAAGAATACACAGATTCGGCTCTTTGGAAAGCCGGATTGCAAGAAGAACCGGAGAATGGGCGTCATACTAGTCTCCGACTCCGATCCGATGAAAGCGGCAAAAATGGCCAAAGAGAAAGCGTCGATGGTCAAGATTCATTTCGGAGTGTAA
- the tsaA gene encoding tRNA (N6-threonylcarbamoyladenosine(37)-N6)-methyltransferase TrmO: MEFNFKPIGFIRTSFKSSASIPKTFGVAPSAEGIVEILPEYVEGLLQIESFSHLILIFAFHESREKPLRVIPPTQEKERGVFASRSPHRPNAIGILTVGLVRREKNKLFVEGVDLLDGTPLLDIKPYLLHFDCRPMATAGV; encoded by the coding sequence ATGGAATTTAATTTCAAACCGATCGGATTCATTCGCACGTCATTTAAAAGCTCCGCATCGATTCCCAAAACTTTTGGGGTCGCACCTTCAGCAGAGGGCATCGTAGAAATTCTCCCTGAGTACGTAGAAGGCCTCCTTCAAATCGAATCTTTCTCACACCTTATTTTAATATTTGCCTTTCATGAAAGCAGGGAAAAGCCACTTAGAGTTATTCCACCCACCCAGGAGAAGGAGAGAGGTGTTTTTGCAAGCCGTTCGCCCCATCGGCCCAACGCGATCGGAATCTTGACGGTAGGCCTGGTGAGACGTGAAAAGAACAAGCTCTTTGTGGAAGGGGTCGACCTTCTTGACGGTACCCCGCTGCTCGATATCAAACCATATTTATTGCATTTTGATTGCCGGCCCATGGCCACAGCAGGCGTCTGA
- a CDS encoding helix-turn-helix transcriptional regulator, whose product MLNYPNKVYRVFHALGDPTRRAIVEKLSEGPLPASQLAKPLSITLAAVVQHLQILEKGGLIRTEKIGRVRHCRMEPSGFKIVEQWIKERRLIWEKRLDRLGAFLAESNE is encoded by the coding sequence ATGCTGAATTATCCAAATAAGGTGTATCGCGTATTTCACGCCCTCGGTGACCCAACCCGTCGGGCGATTGTTGAGAAACTCAGTGAAGGTCCCCTACCCGCATCTCAATTGGCAAAGCCTCTCTCTATTACACTGGCCGCAGTTGTTCAGCATTTGCAGATACTTGAGAAAGGCGGGCTTATCCGGACTGAAAAGATTGGAAGGGTTCGGCATTGCCGAATGGAACCCAGCGGATTCAAGATTGTTGAACAATGGATCAAGGAAAGGCGTCTGATCTGGGAAAAACGACTCGATCGGCTCGGAGCTTTTCTTGCAGAATCCAACGAGTAA